The sequence ACCGCTGGGAGAACCAATCCGGCCGCGGGCCGTACCGCGGATCCCGGCAGGTAGCGATCGACAAGCTTGAATATGGTTCTGACGGCTCCCTCAAGCCGGTGACGATGACCAACGTGCCGCCGCGACTCTGAGCTCGCAGCCCGGACCAGTTTCCTGACCTCTTTCGTCGCCGGCCACGCTCGTAAAATCGGTACTTTCGGCCCTGTCTGGTACAATTTCAACGCGATAGCATCGGTTGTGAAAGGGTTGGGTGGAGGGCACACCCGGCTCGGGAGCGGGACCGATGCGTTGCAGATTGGCCATCATCGTGGGTCTGGCATTCGCGGCGTCCGCATCGAACGCGGCGGACGACCGTTTGCCGCCCGGCGCCCCGGTCCAACCACCCCTTATCCGCGCCCTTCAGCGAACGATGGCGGGCCGGCCGGTCATCGGTGTGGCCCTGCCATGTATAGCGACGGCAGAAATTCCTACCGCCTTCGGACCCGATGAGGGACTGCTTCCACGGCTGCAAGCCATCGGTGACGCCGCCAGCGCCCCGGGCCTCCGCCTCATCCCGTTTGCCGTCGGCTCGGCGTGGGCTCTCGCCCCGGAAACCCGTGAGGAATTCCGGCTGCCCGACCCGAATGCACGACCGCTGGAGTATATGGACCGCCGATCCTCGCTGATGTGGTTCCTGGCGGCGTTGACGCCGGAACAAATCGGCCAGCTGGGCTCCGCGGACGGCCTCCCCGCGCGGGACTTGCGCGGCGCCCCGCGAGCCGCTCTGCTCCGCGCGCTTCAGCCGCCGCTCATCATCGCGGAACGGCAGGAGCCGGTGAAGCCCGCCGCCGGGGAGGGAGACTTTGAGACCCCGGTATGGCGCGACGTGCGCCGCGTGGATGACCCGCTGGATGCTTCCAGCCTCCGCGTTTTCGCCCGGCTGCAAGTCCGTGAGGCATACTTCCGGACCAGTGGAGACCAATATGTCAGCCTCCCTGTCGTCCCGCCGCCTGATGAACGCGCGCTGCGAGGGGATCGGGCCGGCAAGACCATTGGCCTTTATGGCAACCTTGAGATTCCCTGCATCACCATGGTCGCCAACCGCTACAAACCCTCGGATCTGACCGGCGGGACACTGCGGCAGCCGATCGGACTGGAAGGCGTCCACACGGTCAAAGAGGTCGTTGAAGCCGCATCCCGAGCGACCGGTTTGACGCTCCACGTGATTCCGATGTGGAAGGACATTCAGGTCTTCGTCGGCTCGAAGACCCTCCCGAGCGGCGACGTTATGGACACCCTTCGCCTGGCGCTGGAGGGGGCCTGGCGCAAAGTCGGGTCGGAATATGTGCTTGCCTGGGACGTCCGCGGCCTCGCGCCCCTGCAGCGGTCCACAATCGAGTCGTTGGCCGGAACCAGCAAACGGACTGAGGGTATACTGCACTCGGCTTATCGGTCAGGCGCCTGGATCTCGATGGCGCGGAGCCTCATGTTCGACGAAGACAATTCCCTGTCGCTCACACGGGAGCAGCGGGACATTATACTGCCCGAAATCCCGGCGGGATACCCGACGATCGGCTACGAACAAATGACCCCGTACCAGCAGGCATGGGTGCAGACGCAGGCCCGGACCCGCGCGGTGACCGGGAGGACCGATAGCGGTGCGGTTTTCGAAAGGGCCATCTCACGGGACGAAGTCAGGGCCACCGCAATCAACAGCCACCTCAATATCATCATCTCGGTCGAGGAACCTTCGGTCGGACGCCTGCGGCTCGACCCGGAGTTCGGCAGTATCGAGCTCATCGGGCAGGAGGATATCCGTCGGAGCGGGCTGAGGGACGCGGCCAAACTCTTCCCGGTGACTCCGGAAATGATGAACTCGCCGGGCATATCGGAAGAGGCGGCGGAACCGAAGGACGAAGATGGAACGGACGAGGACCAGTCTGCGGATCCGGGCGCGTTTGGACCAGCCGCGATCCCGTCGCAAGAGCGGGCGGTGATGGTGCCCCCTACGGGGCCGGCCACACTTGGCGATCTGGCCGCCACCATGCGCCGCCACGGCTTCAACACGCTGTTCTACCCGGTCCTTTATGACGGTTACTCAACGATCCCGAGCGCGGCGTTCCCGCTGCATCCGGCGCTGCGCGGCAAGGACGGGCTGGATGCGGCGTTTGCCGCGATGGCCGGGTCAGGCATCCAGGTCGTGCCGTACCTGAACACGCTCACGTGGCGTGGACCCGATCAACCGTCCCGAGTGCTGCGCAAGCACCCCGGATGGCTGGAGCGCGACATTCTGGGGCGCTGTCGTTCGGAATGGCTGGTGGATCATCCCCTTAAAGACGGTGATCGCGTCCTGGACGTGGCGATCGACCGCGACTACGTCCGCGGTTCGGATCCGGCGGTGGCTTCCCTGCTGCAAACGCTGCTCAAAGAGCTTTCGGCGCGGCAGGCGGTAACGGGCCTGGCCTTCAGCGACTGGCTGCCTGAGCGGTTCGAGGATAGGGCCTCCTCGAACGGGGTCTTGTCTACGTCCACGCAACCTCCCATGGGTTTCGCCGCACCAGACCGATCTGCCTGTCTGCGGGAGACCGGGATGGATCCGGTGGATCTCACCCTCTGGTGGGACCCGCCATTCATGCCGCGGACGATGTCGTCGCGCCGTGAGGATAATGAGCCGTGGGGGATTGGTTCCGATCGGTGGAACGGCGACGAGTCCGGAACCATCGGGCCCGCGGGTGCCCCTCACCCTGACGCCCGCCTGATTTCCGCCCTCCTTGGCTCGGCGAAGGACCTGCGCCCGGACTGGGAGACGTACCTGTTCGACGCATCGGGCAAGTACCCTGAGTTGGCCGGCGGGCCGGAGTCATCAACGCCCCGGCCTGACCGGACGCTAACGCTCCCCGACCACACGATCGGCCTGATCCTGTCGACCGGCGAGCACGCGGACGGAGTATGCATCCCGTTGGCGTCTCAACTCCTCGTAAAGGCAATCCAGGCGCCCGATGTGCTCAAAACGCTCAACGAGGCGATGGACGGGTTGCGGCGCGGAGAGTGGCGCGATTTCGAATTCCACATATCTGGTCCGGACGAACCTCCGGATCGGACGCGGTATGCCCCGCCGTATACCACCGTGTTGAACTTCCAGCGGATGCCGGAGTCCATCCGCGACACGCTTCGCCTCTTCCGCCCGCCCACTCCCAATGAACTGGCGCCGCCGAAGGTAACGAGCGCAACGAAGAAATTCGGCCCCGGTCACTGAAAGCGCCTGTCCGGACCTTGGCAGTTGCGCTACCGCCCGGCGCGCGGCGGACGGCGGCGCTTGGGCGTGGGCGATTTGGCCTTCTTCAGCTCCGCCACGCGCACTGCCTTGTCCATCCAGACCGCGAGTTCGTCCGGGTTGTCCAGCACGAAGGCGGGCACCTCGTAATACTGCATCACCTGATCCGGGTTGTCGAACGGCATGAACGGCCCCATGCCCTCCGCCTCGAAATCGCCGCGATTGGAGCTGTCGACCTTGAAGTACAACCGGTCGTTGGCCATGACGGCGAAGAAAAGCCCCTCCCGGTAAAGGCCCACGCCGCCGAACATGCTCCGGTCAGTCACGTGCGCAACCAGATTCAGGACGCTCAGGGTTTCCGCGCGATATGCGGGTGTTACGGGCACGGCGTTTCCTCCACGCGGCGACGCACATGATGGTGTACCCGCCATGGCTCAGCGCGCCGCTACACTGATATCATACACTCGCTGACGAGGAGACGCAACCAACCAAAATGGCTGTCACCGATCATTCAATCCTGCCGAAAACGCCCGCCGGGGAGATGCTCGCCCTCTGGCTGGACGCCGTGAACTCCGGCGACTTCGAGACGATCCGTCGTTTCATCAGCGAAAGCCATACCGCCGCTGCGCTGGCGACTCGCAACGCCAGGCAGCGGGCGGCGGCACGCGTGCGGACGTGGACCAACACGCGCGGCCTGACGGCGCGGCGGATCGTCGCGTCGAAGCCGCACGCTCTGAACGCCCTGCTGTTCGGGAACCTGGCGGAGGATTGGTGGAACGTTCGCATCGAAGTGGAGCCGGATCCGCCGCACCACGTCAAATCACTCTCGCTCTCGCCCGCGGCCGCGCCGGACGACCTGCGCGAAGGCGGCCCGTTGTCGCCGCCCGAGATTGCCGAACGACTCGACGCCTACACCGCGAAGCTCGCAGATGCCGACATTTTCTCCGGCGCCTATCTGCTTGCGCGAAACGGCGAGGTGCTCACGGCCGGGGCACGCGGCCTCGCCAGCCGCGCGTGGAAAGTCCCAAACACCGTGCAAACCCGGTTCAACCTCGGGTCGTGCAACAAGATGTTCACCTCGGTCGCGATCCTTCAGCAGATCGAATCCGGACGGATCGCTCTGGACGACCGGATCGGCGGCATTCTGCCCGACTACCCCAACGAAGACGTGGCCGCGAACGTGACGATCCGCCATCTGCTCACGCACACCTCGGGCCTGGGCTCGTTCTTCAACCAGCAGTTCGCGGGCGCATCGCGCGCGCGATTTCGCAAGGTCGCCGATTATACGCCCCTCTATGAGCGCGAGCCTCTCGAGTTCCGCCCCGGCGCGCGGTTCAGCTACAGCAACTCCGGCATGATGCTTCTGGGTGTGATCCTGGAGAAAGTGACCGGCGGTGACTACTTCGAGTACATTCGCGAGCGCATCTACGGGCCGGCCGGCATGACCCGCAGCGATTCCTACGACCTCGATGCGGACGAGGCGGACATCGCGGTCGGCTACACCAGCACGGGCGCGGACGGTGGCCACCAATCCGGACCGCGCCGCAGCAATGTCTTCACACACATCGCCAAGGGCAGCCCCGCCGGTGGAGGTTTCTCAACGGTCGAGGACATGCTGCGTTTCGACCAGGCGCTCCGGGGCAACGTCCTGCTTAAGCCGGAGACCACCGCGCTGATGCTCACGCCGCAGGCATCAACGGACTTCGATCCGTCAGTGAAGATCGGATACGGGGTCTTTCTGGAAGAGTCGGCCGGCAAGCGCATCGCGGGCCACAGCGGCGTGTTCGCGGGCGTGAACTCGCAGTTGGACATGCACCTGGACACCGGGTTCACCGCTGTCATCCTGAGCAACTACGATCCGCCCGCCGCCAAGCGCGTGGCCCACAAGGTGAGGGAGTGGGTGGCGGGGGGAGTGATGAATGATGAGTGATGAATGATGAGCGATGGACGCCCGGATTCAGGGGTTCAGTAACCCGGCTGGGAGAGAAGGGGAGCATTTATGAACAGAGACCCATTCTGGAAGGATCCTATGGAAGGGGAAAAGGCTGTCGTCTACTGGACGGGGACAAAGGAACCGCTGTGTGGAGAGTCGCTATGGGAGGGCAATATTGTCCGCCTGCCGGTTCCACCTGGGGATCCGTGGATCAGCATCGTGCTGGGTGGGGGCTTTATCCTGCCGGCAACGGATGGCAGTGGTACTGACACGATCAACCCGGTCGGGATCCTACACGATTTCTACAGCCGTGACGCCGAGGGGGCTCCGTTTCCGGAAAAGGTGACGGCGTGTCTGGCGGGAGAACGGAGGGTCTTCATCGGCTACCCGCATAGGACGTCCCACCTGTATGTTGACAGCGAGGACGACCTGGCTTTCGATATGGTCGCGAACGACTGGCTGGAGATGATGGACGCGGCGGGTTTCAATGTCCGAGTCGCTGTCGGCGACGGTCCCAAAGACTACCCGTACGTGAGCGCTATCGGAACTGGAACTCAGCTCGCCCGAACGCACTGGTTGAAAGGCCAATGCGAAGGGGACCCGCTCGTGTTGTTCGCATCGGACGGCGTGAGAACACCGTTGGAGGAGTTGATCGCGAAGTGGACGCCCTCCGGATCCAAAGCGCTGCGGGACGAGCTCACTCAGCAGATGTACCGTGACCACCGACCCATTTGGCAACTCATCGCCGGCGCCGACCTGTTCTTCTCCTGCTGTGGGTTCGAGGGAGGTTACGAAGCAATTCTAAACGTGCGTGGCGTCCCAGTGGAGAGGATTCACGAAGTGCTCAAGGAAGTAGCCGAAAGTCTCGGCCTCCATCTGTACTATGGTGGCGAAGCGCCACAAGCCCGCGAGTCGACGCGGTGGAGCTACGTCTTCGATGACCATTACCGGCGGATGCCGATACCCAGCCATTGGGAGCAGATCGTGTGAGGGTGAAGCGTTGGTTGCCGCATCCGGCTTTCATCGCTCATCGACCATCGTTCATCGTCTTCGCTACAGCGCGTACACCTC is a genomic window of Armatimonadota bacterium containing:
- a CDS encoding TfoX/Sxy family protein, which gives rise to MPVTPAYRAETLSVLNLVAHVTDRSMFGGVGLYREGLFFAVMANDRLYFKVDSSNRGDFEAEGMGPFMPFDNPDQVMQYYEVPAFVLDNPDELAVWMDKAVRVAELKKAKSPTPKRRRPPRAGR
- a CDS encoding serine hydrolase domain-containing protein, which codes for MAVTDHSILPKTPAGEMLALWLDAVNSGDFETIRRFISESHTAAALATRNARQRAAARVRTWTNTRGLTARRIVASKPHALNALLFGNLAEDWWNVRIEVEPDPPHHVKSLSLSPAAAPDDLREGGPLSPPEIAERLDAYTAKLADADIFSGAYLLARNGEVLTAGARGLASRAWKVPNTVQTRFNLGSCNKMFTSVAILQQIESGRIALDDRIGGILPDYPNEDVAANVTIRHLLTHTSGLGSFFNQQFAGASRARFRKVADYTPLYEREPLEFRPGARFSYSNSGMMLLGVILEKVTGGDYFEYIRERIYGPAGMTRSDSYDLDADEADIAVGYTSTGADGGHQSGPRRSNVFTHIAKGSPAGGGFSTVEDMLRFDQALRGNVLLKPETTALMLTPQASTDFDPSVKIGYGVFLEESAGKRIAGHSGVFAGVNSQLDMHLDTGFTAVILSNYDPPAAKRVAHKVREWVAGGVMNDE